The proteins below are encoded in one region of Mycobacterium pseudokansasii:
- a CDS encoding flavin reductase family protein, giving the protein MNSYSNLTPSSLREAFGHFPSGVVAIAAEIDGIREGLAASTFVPVSLDPPLVSFCVQNISTTWPKLKVAPMLGISVLGETHDEAARTLAAKTGDRFAGLETVSSDSGAVFVKGTSLWLESAIEQLIPAGDHTIVVLRVNQVTVDADVAPIVFHRSVFRRLGV; this is encoded by the coding sequence GTGAATTCGTACAGCAACCTCACACCGTCCTCACTGCGTGAGGCTTTCGGACACTTCCCGTCCGGGGTGGTGGCAATCGCCGCCGAAATCGACGGGATCCGAGAAGGCCTGGCCGCCAGCACCTTCGTTCCCGTCTCGCTGGACCCGCCGCTGGTGTCGTTTTGCGTGCAGAACATTTCCACGACGTGGCCCAAACTCAAGGTTGCCCCGATGCTGGGTATCAGTGTGCTGGGCGAAACTCATGACGAGGCGGCGCGCACCCTCGCCGCCAAGACCGGGGATCGGTTCGCCGGGCTCGAGACGGTGTCCAGCGACAGCGGCGCGGTCTTCGTCAAGGGCACCAGCCTGTGGCTGGAGAGCGCGATCGAGCAACTGATCCCGGCCGGGGATCACACCATCGTCGTCCTGCGGGTCAATCAGGTCACCGTGGATGCCGACGTCGCACCGATCGTTTTCCACCGCAGCGTCTTTCGTCGGCTCGGCGTCTGA
- a CDS encoding succinate dehydrogenase/fumarate reductase iron-sulfur subunit translates to MGYNACLRVWRGDESGGELRDFTVEVNEGEVVLDVIHRLQQTQTPDLAVRWNCKAGKCGSCSAEINGRPRLMCMTRMSTFAEDEVVTVTPLRTFPVIRDLVTDVSFNYEKAREIPSFAPPKDLQPGGYRMAQADVQRSQEFRKCIECFLCQNVCHVIRDHEENKQAFAGPRFLMRIAELEMHPLDTRDRRKEAQEAHGLGYCNITKCCTEVCPENIKITDNALIPMKERVVDRKYDPVVWLGNKLFRR, encoded by the coding sequence ATGGGCTACAACGCGTGCTTGCGAGTGTGGCGTGGCGACGAGAGCGGCGGCGAGCTCCGCGACTTCACCGTCGAGGTCAACGAGGGCGAAGTGGTGCTCGACGTCATCCACCGTCTGCAGCAAACCCAGACGCCCGACCTGGCGGTGCGATGGAACTGCAAGGCCGGCAAGTGCGGATCGTGCTCGGCGGAGATCAACGGCAGGCCGCGATTGATGTGTATGACCCGGATGTCGACGTTCGCCGAGGACGAGGTGGTCACCGTCACGCCGTTGCGCACCTTCCCGGTGATCCGCGATCTCGTCACCGACGTCTCGTTTAACTACGAAAAAGCCCGCGAGATACCGTCTTTCGCGCCACCGAAGGATCTGCAGCCGGGCGGGTACCGGATGGCGCAGGCCGATGTCCAGCGCTCGCAGGAGTTCCGCAAGTGCATTGAGTGCTTCCTGTGCCAGAACGTCTGCCACGTCATCCGCGACCACGAGGAAAACAAGCAAGCATTTGCCGGGCCGCGATTCTTGATGCGGATCGCCGAACTAGAGATGCATCCGCTGGACACCCGCGACCGGCGCAAGGAAGCCCAGGAAGCTCACGGACTGGGATACTGCAACATCACCAAATGCTGCACCGAGGTGTGCCCGGAAAACATCAAGATCACCGACAATGCGCTGATCCCGATGAAGGAGCGCGTGGTCGACCGCAAATACGACCCCGTCGTCTGGCTGGGTAACAAGCTGTTCCGGCGCTAG
- a CDS encoding fumarate reductase/succinate dehydrogenase flavoprotein subunit → MVEVERHSYDVVVIGAGGAGLRAVIEARERGLKVAVVCKSLFGKAHTVMAEGGCAAAMGNTNPKDNWQTHFGDTMRGGKFLNNWRMAELHAKEAPDRVWELETYGALFDRLKDGKISQRNFGGHTYPRLAHVGDRTGLELIRTMQQKIVSLQQEDYAELGDYEARIRVFAECTITELLKDGPEHEERIAGAFGYWRESGRFILFEAPAVVLATGGIGKSFKVTSNSWEYTGDGHALALRAGASLINMEFVQFHPTGMVWPPSVKGILVTEGVRGDGGVLKNSEGKRFMFDYIPPVFKGQYAESEQEADQWLKDNDSARRTPDLLPRDEVARAINSEVKAGRGTPHGGVYLDIASRLTPEEIKRRLPSMYHQFMELAGVDITKEPMEVGPTCHYVMGGVEVDADTGAATVPGLFAAGECSGGMHGSNRLGGNSLSDLLVFGRRAGLGAADYVRALSSRPTISSEAVDAAAKQALKPFEGPTDGSAPENPYALQMDLQHVMNDLVGIIRKEDEITRALTLLDELWRRYQKVQVEGHRQYNPAWNLAIDLRNMLLVSECVARAARQRSESRGGHTRDDHPGMDANWRNTLLVCRAAGDGDTGDGPHITITRESQVPMRPDLLELFEISELEKYYTDEELADHPGRRA, encoded by the coding sequence ATGGTTGAGGTCGAACGGCACTCCTACGACGTGGTCGTCATCGGTGCCGGCGGCGCAGGGTTGCGGGCGGTCATCGAGGCACGTGAGCGCGGCTTGAAGGTCGCGGTGGTGTGCAAGTCGCTGTTCGGCAAGGCCCACACGGTGATGGCCGAGGGCGGCTGCGCGGCCGCGATGGGCAACACCAACCCGAAAGACAACTGGCAGACCCATTTTGGCGACACCATGCGCGGCGGCAAGTTCCTGAACAACTGGCGCATGGCCGAACTGCATGCCAAGGAGGCGCCGGACCGCGTCTGGGAGCTGGAGACCTACGGCGCCCTGTTCGACCGCCTCAAAGACGGCAAGATCAGTCAGCGCAACTTCGGCGGCCACACCTACCCACGGCTGGCCCACGTCGGTGACCGCACCGGCTTGGAGTTGATCCGCACCATGCAGCAGAAGATCGTCTCGCTGCAGCAGGAGGATTACGCCGAACTCGGCGACTACGAGGCGCGGATCAGGGTGTTCGCCGAATGCACGATCACCGAGTTGCTCAAAGACGGTCCGGAGCACGAAGAACGGATCGCCGGAGCGTTCGGCTACTGGCGCGAAAGCGGCCGGTTCATCCTGTTCGAGGCACCCGCGGTGGTGCTGGCCACCGGCGGGATCGGCAAGTCGTTCAAGGTGACGTCCAACTCCTGGGAGTACACCGGCGACGGGCACGCGCTGGCGCTGCGGGCCGGCGCGTCGCTGATCAACATGGAGTTCGTCCAGTTCCACCCGACCGGCATGGTGTGGCCGCCCAGCGTGAAGGGGATCCTGGTCACCGAGGGTGTGCGCGGCGACGGCGGGGTCCTGAAGAACTCCGAGGGCAAGCGGTTCATGTTCGACTACATCCCGCCGGTGTTCAAAGGCCAGTATGCCGAGAGCGAGCAAGAAGCCGACCAGTGGCTCAAGGACAACGACTCGGCCCGCCGAACCCCTGACCTGCTGCCCCGCGATGAGGTAGCGCGGGCGATCAACTCCGAAGTCAAAGCCGGCCGGGGCACCCCGCACGGCGGCGTCTACTTGGACATCGCATCCCGGCTGACGCCCGAGGAGATCAAACGGCGGCTGCCGTCGATGTATCACCAGTTCATGGAGCTGGCCGGGGTGGACATCACCAAGGAGCCGATGGAAGTCGGGCCCACCTGCCACTACGTGATGGGCGGCGTCGAGGTGGACGCCGACACCGGCGCGGCCACGGTTCCCGGGCTGTTCGCCGCCGGCGAGTGCTCAGGCGGTATGCACGGCTCCAACCGGCTGGGCGGGAACTCGCTGTCGGACCTGCTGGTTTTCGGCCGGCGGGCGGGCTTGGGTGCGGCCGACTATGTGCGGGCCCTGAGCAGCCGTCCGACGATTTCATCGGAGGCCGTCGACGCCGCCGCCAAGCAGGCGCTCAAGCCGTTCGAGGGGCCGACGGACGGTTCGGCGCCGGAGAACCCGTATGCACTGCAGATGGATTTGCAGCACGTGATGAACGACCTGGTCGGCATCATCCGCAAAGAAGACGAGATCACCCGGGCATTGACACTGCTGGACGAGCTGTGGAGGCGATACCAGAAGGTGCAGGTAGAAGGGCATCGTCAATACAACCCGGCCTGGAACCTGGCCATCGACCTGCGCAATATGCTGCTGGTCAGCGAGTGCGTGGCCCGGGCCGCACGGCAACGCAGCGAAAGCCGGGGCGGTCATACCCGTGACGATCATCCCGGCATGGACGCCAACTGGCGCAACACCTTGCTGGTCTGCCGCGCCGCGGGCGATGGCGACACCGGCGACGGTCCCCATATCACCATCACGCGGGAGTCACAGGTGCCGATGCGACCGGACTTGCTGGAACTCTTCGAGATTTCCGAGCTGGAGAAGTACTACACCGACGAAGAGTTGGCTGACCATCCGGGACGGAGAGCGTAA
- a CDS encoding Hsp20/alpha crystallin family protein has product MSNLALWSRPAWGAWDPDRLLRDFFGPAAVTDWYKPATSGFSPAAEILKDGDDALVRLELPGVDVDNDVNVEVELKNGVSRLLIHGEHRDEHAENTDGRVLKEIRYGSFRRSFQLPAHVTGEAITASYDAGVLTVRVSGAYAGNQAQRIAITK; this is encoded by the coding sequence ATGAGCAATCTCGCATTGTGGTCACGTCCGGCGTGGGGCGCCTGGGACCCCGACCGCTTGTTGCGTGACTTCTTCGGTCCTGCGGCGGTGACGGACTGGTACAAGCCGGCGACCAGCGGGTTCAGCCCGGCCGCGGAGATCCTCAAAGACGGCGACGACGCCCTGGTCCGCCTGGAGCTACCGGGTGTCGACGTCGACAACGACGTCAACGTCGAGGTCGAGCTCAAGAACGGGGTGAGCCGCCTGCTCATCCACGGTGAACACCGCGACGAACACGCGGAGAACACGGACGGCCGCGTCCTGAAAGAGATCCGTTACGGATCATTCCGCCGGTCGTTCCAGCTGCCCGCCCACGTCACCGGGGAGGCCATCACCGCGTCGTATGACGCCGGCGTCCTGACGGTGCGAGTCAGCGGCGCCTACGCGGGAAATCAGGCGCAGCGCATCGCGATCACGAAGTAA